The following proteins come from a genomic window of Anopheles ziemanni chromosome 3, idAnoZiCoDA_A2_x.2, whole genome shotgun sequence:
- the LOC131284044 gene encoding streptococcal hemagglutinin: MINLSTTAAAHAYACRPGGSNVVVVNSISPLGGGRRQQRRRVPSAAHPTNGPDTVVNGGLELLGEGFVGINGFRNNRFQYQIPTVGQHYGNAFHLADDDEEVTEVIGDHHHHPGLVEQDGSASGDTMYLHDIMGDHINDDDDEEDVEMSTAVEVISIDPNCDYDTEDEDEAEGDEEDEQDDDDEEEEGEEESCWFVKGGGINMLAPSGGAGSDQVQHNVSLTVDVAHEVIDVGDIRCGIVAMSSPGTVQQGRSRSNSCSSTSSSATNTSSSSSASCNSNKSSKSNISSCPVKQEEGEEDVQELVKKEEEDDDEEFGSYYHQQHQQNHSDGTSLEFNPTKGVPFEPPEQLLQVKIESTPPRPQPGRRKRTSSSQRRSFSMPHSPVGVANGIDGVVASLIPTSFSFEDLDSLVLSPLKALVGGASTGGPARENETDLDDSLVEELANDGNFDLAEYITGDDSTTSCDTNGYFTERKRPKADYQQGQQQQQQQAKRTLDHPKSKGKELKVLRQLMLPQRKPTKTQVNAETPLSFSSEELSAQPSLNGRRSCTAKVLSRVALDEDSSDSEEDHLAGDVTTRRKEPTVGSRKGKRKAADDADPTWNPNANKSLTHVKGDAKVQQHQKLPLANSPCVAGKPSPAGNREDAGGGKSSPGKVVTSGAANSAKGVKFGPVVVRKDPSSCASSSPSSTTPVCKKPPLPGNVHKQTNPIGDGGNNPARPDLPRTNVLRKKTNVKLDHDYCSPKNVALAAAAGGQMAASGGVGVGCQRKAIEIPFLLPTKDQLRRERKLQKEKKRTERTVAKKVEEQQQQQQQRVAGEAVDDNSKDKQAPQHQPTPGCGSSNSSSSSPSTVQKTAVKIPAPTAHESSLSDVDKPCEKNNPTGNLADCSSDNAGANEVTQSYAKKPSSSSSFGIAPPVVSGGTVKRQVSLLKINQPTTARASSPRDPSNDDGNANHVSSSGTAGSTSSPSVVKQDIAATETGVVRRKLNLQEYKKRREHCEAKPPADPVVVNGGNSVVAGKGDVVPKVQSDPRLRPAASVSAVARNELPSDRIVSVSNGLRTPPTGGTTFSQTAATTSIKQEPLDPISAAKMKALRMQQLKKEAAIKSHEAKLNQKTMPLMPIVPLAQITSLEFDENGNPLSLDEARARKEAADRESLKLHPDFEEIVIVSVGCNTAVTIVPGDLEPTAESLLLRSSSNGAGSGSQQLNKPSDKDASLLMNIKDTLKRCCPSGSNMPGSSLIASIQEVMIKKSNAPQTNAAAAPASEVSVAETAITLKTESGAAGGGGGNGQEQYLPMHQSSPHLGVSPPSSFSPGKPERAHTVVKQGHAAAIIKPDPSADGSTTAATLKSATAHQTPDEAAAAAAAIAPPEHGEDKVIMHLRKDRPRPPCSDAAMQTEPSTRFPPLRKLSPLNRVGTSAGGRNGSGGSTVVIGSRRNERTHRSRRSDGSESSDAESDRRSNRSKSRSGRDQVQQQHHRSTKDRSRSRHRSSRRRSSRSRSGSRSRSRSNYSHRVHRDEHHHHNSSSSSSSNNGASGHYSRSRRKSRTSSRSSTSSSRRGRRSMSASSSASSASSRSSSSRSRRSRSPRSSSRSRSRSSGLRSATPPNQRYQSRERLNHRRPMSPERKIVYIGRLENNTRKEDLHQKFQPYGKIVKISLHSKDNGVRYGFVTFEKPQQAYSAIDASSNDPNLRDYDVSFGGRRDFCRMQYADLDGELSNDMDHHMPYMTMDGSLVLPPRVPIAYGGVPMCHKEPIVGSGGGLGGGGDSFEDLLMQFKKGIGAMKAPRKT; encoded by the exons ATGATCAATCTCTCCACGACGGCAGCAGCACACGCTTACGCTTGCCGCCCTGGCGGATCGAATGTGGTCGTGGTGAACAGCATCTCCCCGCTCGGCGGTGGCCGTAGACAGCAGCGCCGACGTGTACCGTCCGCCGCCCACCCGACCAACGGTCCGGACACGGTGGTAAACGGTGGCCTCGAACTGCTCGGCGAAGGTTTCGTCGGTATCAATGGTTTCCGAAACAATCG ATTTCAGTACCAAATCCCCACAGTTGGCCAGCATTATGGCAATGCATTTCACCTGGCGGATGATGACGAAGAGGTGACCGAAGTTATCggcgatcatcatcatcatcccggGCTCGTCGAACAGGACGGTTCCGCCAGCGGGGACACCATGTACCTGCACGACATCATGGGCGATCACAtcaacgacgatgacgac GAGGAAGACGTTGAAATGTCCACCGCTGTGGAGGTGATTTCCATCGATCCAAATTGTGATTACGACACGGAGGATGAAGATGAGGCGGAGGGAGATGAGGAGGATGAAcaggatgacgacgacgaggaggaagaagGTGAAGAGGAAAGCTGTTGGTTTGTAAAAGGCGGTGGTATCAATATGCTTGCACCATCTGGCGGTGCTGGCAGTGATCAGGTGCAGCATAACGTGAGCCTTACGGTGGACGTTGCCCATGAAGTGATAGATGTTGGTGATATCCGTTGCGGTATTGTTGCAATGTCCTCGCCTGGGACGGTGCAGCAGGGCAGAAGCAGAAGCAACAGTTGTAGTAGTACATCTAGCAGTGCAACTAACACtagcagcagtagtagtgCTAGTTGTAATAGCAACAAGAGCAGCAAATCAAATATATCCTCCTGCCCAGTCAAAcaggaggagggggaggaggatgTGCAGGAGTTGGTTAAGAAGGAAGAGGAGGACGATGATGAGGAATTCGGCAGCTACTACcatcaacagcaccagcaaaaccattccgatggaACCAGTTTAGAGTTTAACCCAACCAAAGGTGTCCCGTTTGAGCCTCCGGAGCAGCTGCTGCAGGTTAAAATAGAGTCGACTCCACCGCGACCACAGCCGGGTCGTCGAAAAAGGACCTCCTCCAGCCAACGGCGGTCATTTTCGATGCCCCATTCGCCCGTGGGGGTTGCAAACGGTATCGACGGTGTCGTGGCTTCCCTCATTCCAACGAGCTTCAGCTTTGAGGACCTTGATTCGCTCGTCCTGAGTCCACTGAAGGCGCTGGTTGGAGGCGCCTCCACTGGTGGTCCAGCaagggaaaacgaaaccgaTCTGGACGATTCGCTAGTTGAGGAACTGGCGAACGATGGGAACTTCGATTTAGCTGAGTACATCACGGGTGATGACTCGACCACTTCGTGCGACACGAACGGGTACTTTACCGAGCGAAAGCGCCCGAAAGCTGATTACCAGCAgggacagcagcagcagcaacagcaagcgAAGCGCACCCTGGATCATCCAAAGTCGAAGGGAAAGGAGTTGAAGGTGCTTCGCCAATTGATGCTGCCGCAGAGGAAGCCGACGAAGACGCAAGTAAATGCTGAGACGCCCCTCTCGTTCAGCAGTGAAGAGCTGAGTGCTCAACCGTCGTTGAACGGACGACGAAGCTGTACCGCGAAAGTGTTGTCCCGCGTGGCGCTTGACGAGGATAGTAGTGATTCCGAGGAGGATCATTTAGCGGGCGACGTTACGACCCGCCGAAAGGAACCGACTGTCGGAAGTAGGaagggcaaaagaaaagcagcGGACGACGCAGATCCCACGTGGAATCCGAATGCGAACAAATCATTGACGCATGTGAAGGGTGATGCTAAGGTGCAGCAGCATCAAAAACTGCCACTAGCAAACTCGCCTTGCGTTGCGGGTAAACCATCTCCTGCTGGAAATAGAGAAGatgctggtggtggaaaatcgtcCCCGGGAAAGGTGGTCACCAGCGGCGCCGCAAACTCAGCCAAGGGAGTAAAGTTTGGTCCGGTGGTGGTCCGTAAGGATCCCTCCTCCTGTGCCTCGTCCAGCCCGTCGTCTACGACGCCCGTTTGCAAGAAGCCACCACTTCCTGGCAATGTCCATAAGCAAACCAATCCTATCGGCGACGGTGGTAACAATCCCGCCCGACCGGACCTGCCACGAACGAATGTGTTGCGTAAAAAGACAAATGTAAAGCTCGACCATGACTACTGCTCGCCCAAAAATGTTGCCCTTGCTGCAGCGGCTGGTGGACAGATGGCGGCCAGTGGAGGTGTTGGTGTCGGTTGCCAGCGTAAAGCAATCGAGATACCCTTTCTCCTTCCCACGAAGGATCAGCTGCGTCGCGAGCGCAAGCtgcagaaggaaaagaagcGCACCGAGCGTACGGTCGCTAAGAAGGTGgaagagcagcagcaacagcagcagcagcgggtgGCAGGTGAAGCAGTCGATGATAATAGCAAAGATAAGCAAGCTCCTCAGCATCAACCCACCCCAGGTTGCGGTAGCAGTAatagtagtagcagtagtcCGTCTACAGTGCAAAAGACAGCAGTGAAGATTCCCGCACCGACGGCGCATGAATCCTCTTTGTCAGATGTAGATAAACcgtgtgaaaaaaataatccaacTGGTAACCTCGCCGACTGCAGTAGTGATAATGCGGGCGCTAATGAGGTGACCCAATCGTACGCAAAGAaaccctcctcctcttcctcattCGGTATAGCGCCTCCGGTTGTTAGTGGTGGCACGGTGAAGCGGCAGGTATCGCTGTTGAAgataaaccaaccaacaacAGCACGCGCTTCTTCCCCACGGGACCCGTCGAACGATGACGGTAACGCGAATCATGTGAGTTCGTCGGGGACAGCCGGTAGTACCAGTAGTCCGTCAGTGGTGAAACAAGATATTGCAGCGACCGAAACAGGCGTCGTGCGTAGAAAGTTGAATCTTCAGGAGTACAAAAAGCGTCGGGAGCACTGCGAGGCCAAACCGCCGGCGGATCCCGTGGTTGTGAATGGTGGCAACAGTGTAGTAGCTGGGAAGGGTGATGTAGTTCCGAAGGTTCAGAGCGATCCGCGGTTGAGGCCTGCCGCCTCGGTTAGTGCAGTGGCCCGAAATGAACTGCCGAGCGATAGGATAGTGAGCGTTTCAAACGGGTTGCGTACACCACCGACGGGAGGAACCACGTTTTCCCAAACGGCTGCGACGACATCGATCAAGCAGGAACCACTCGATCCCATTTCGGCCGCCAAAATGAAAGCGTTGCGCATGCAGCAGCTCAAGAAGGAGGCGGCCATCAAGTCGCACGAGGCGAAACTGAACCAAAAAACGATGCCACTCATGCCGATCGTGCCGCTGGCGCAAATCACATCGCTTGAGTTCGATGAGAATGGCAATCCGCTCTCGCTGGACGAGGCGCGGGCCAGGAAGGAAGCGGCCGATCGCGAGTCACTCAAGCTGCATCCCGACTTCGAGGAGATCGTTATCGTTTCGGTGGGATGCAATACGGCCGTTACGATCGTGCCGGGAGATTTGGAACCGACGGCAGAATCGCTCTTGTTGCGTTCTTCCTCGAATGGTGCAGGATCGGGTTCCCAGCAGCTGAACAAGCCCTCCGACAAGGATGCCTCGCTGTTGATGAACATCAAGGACACGCTGAAACGGTGTTGCCCGTCCGGAAGTAACATGCCGGGCAGTTCGCTGATCGCGAGCATCCAAGAGGTGatgattaaaaaatcaaacgctcCACAAACTAACGCTGCTGCAGCACCCGCGTCGGAGGTTTCGGTAGCGGAAACTGCTATCACGCTGAAAACCGAATCGGGTGCAGctggtgggggtggtggtaACGGCCAAGAGCAATATCTGCCGATGCACCAAAGCTCCCCCCATTTAGGTGTTTCACCTCCGAGCTCATTTTCACCGGGAAAACCCGAACGAGCGCACACGGTCGTCAAACAAGGTCACGCTGCCGCCATCATCAAACCCGATCCATCCGCTGATGGATCGACGACGGCGGCAACCTTGAAGTCGGCCACTGCGCATCAAACACCGGATGaggccgccgctgccgccgccgccattgCGCCGCCGGAGCACGGCGAAGACAAAGTAATAATGCATTTGCGAAAGGATCGACCGCGTCCACCCTGCTCCGATGCGGCAATGCAGACCGAACCATCCACTCGGTTTCCACCACTGCGCAAACTTTCGCCCCTCAACCGTGTGGGTACTTCGGCTGGTGGACGAAATGGAAGTGGTGGCAGCACTGTTGTTATAGGATCGAGGCGGAACGAACGTACCCATCGCAGCCGCCGAAGTGACGGTAGCGAATCGTCCGATGCAGAATCGGACCGCCGTTCGAACCGCTCGAAGTCACGCTCGGGACGCGATcaggtgcagcagcagcatcatcgcaGCACGAAGGATCGCAGTCGCAGTCGGCACCGTTCCTCGCGACGCCGCTCATCTCGGTCGCGTTCCGGCTCACGCTCACGCTCACGAAGCAACTACTCGCATCGGGTGCACCGTGACGAGCACCACCATCAtaacagcagtagcagcagcagcagcaacaacggcGCCAGCGGTCACTATTCGCGCAGCCGTCGAAAATCGCGCACGTCCTCACGTTCGTCTACATCGTCGTCACGCCGGGGTCGCCGCTCAATGTCCGCCTCGTCGTCTGCTTCGTCCGCGTCGTCGCGCTCGTCGTCCTCGCGCAGTCGACGTTCGCGCTCGCCCCGTTCTTCCTCCCGCTCGCGCTCCCGCTCGTCGGGACTCCGCTCGGCCACACCGCCCAATCAGCGGTATCAGTCGCGCGAGCGCTTAAATCATCGCCGGCCGATGTCACCGG agcGTAAAATCGTGTACATCGGGCGGCTTGAAAACAACACTCGCAAAGAGGATCTGCACCAGAAGTTCCAACCGTACGGTAAAATCGTCAAAATCTCGTTGCACAGCAAGGACAACGG CGTGCGGTATGGGTTTGTGACGTTCGAGAAACCCCAGCAGGCGTACAGTGCCATCGATGCCAGCTCGAACGATCCCAACCTGCGTGACTATGATGTCAGCTTCGGTGGCCGGCGGGACTTTTGCCGCATGCAGTACGCAGATTTGG ACGGTGAATTGTCGAACGATATGGACCATCATATGCCGTACATGACCATGGATGGCTCGCTCGTCCTACCGCCGAGGGTTCCAATTGCGTACGGAGGCGTCCCGATGTGTCATAAGGAACCGATCGTTGGCTCGGGAGGCGgactcggtggtggtggcgataGTTTCGAGGATTTGTTGATGCAGTTCAAGAAGGGAATCGGTGCCATGAAAGCGCCCCGAAAAACATGA